In bacterium, the DNA window CCGAGCACGAGTGAGAGTGAGATCACATCTTCGCCGCGGAACCTCCGGTGGGTGTGTCACCGGTCATCATCTCTGGGGAACGGTGGCGTAGGGCGAACTCGGGGTTTTTCGACGGGCTGCTAAACACGTCTATTGCTTTCCTGATATATCGGTAGGCTACTGAGTGTTGGCCTGTAACGGTATAGCATCTCGACAAACCCAATAAAGTATTTCCATGCTCATACACGTCTTTACTTTTTTCAGCTAGTGTTCTAGCCTGCTTAAAATATTCAATGGCCTTGCTATGGTCTCCCAATGTATACATCAACGTTCCGCGGCGTCTTATTAAACCCAGCACTAATTCACTTCGTTCACCAAGTGCTGTTGCAATTTGTGTAGCTCTTAAGTAGTATCTTTCAGCATCATCTAGCTTATTACAAACAACTGCTATATCTCCAAGACTTTCAATTACTAGAACCTCTTCCCTGCAATAGTGATTCTTAGTAATTATTGATAATATAGAATGTAGTGTTTGTGTAGCTATTGATATGTTACCCAATTCAATCTGCGCACGTGCTTTGATAATTTTACTGTGCAACATCCACACTTGATTGTGGCCATCGTCTTTCTCTCTAATACTTTCAACATTCTCTAACGTTTCAGCATATCTTCCGATTTTATATAATACAATAGCCTTATTGATCCTTACGCTTTGTACTTTTCTAACTAATCCATCACCCAACATTAATCTTTCAGATTCGTCTAGATATTTTATTGCTCGGTTAAGATTACCGCTAGTCTTTTCAATAGCACCCAGTGCATTAGCGACTTTAGCTGACTGGTATTGTAATTTTAAATAACGGAATAGTGCGTCAGAATCATGAAGAGATCTACTTGCTTGTGAAATTCTGCCACTAAGATAATGCGCGCGTCCTATCAAGTGTAAAAATAATGCTGTTGCAAGTGGCATATTGTGCTCATCGGCATATTTCAACCAATATGTGGCGACATCATGGGCCTCTCTCCATCTAGATAACTTTACATTTATCCACCCTCGCATTAATTCAGAGTGGATATGCATAGGCGGCAGAATACCTTTTGCCTCCGCTTCTTTTATATGACTAATACACTGCTCATATTCCCCTAATTGATAATATGCATCAGTGACTAACATAGTAAGTATC includes these proteins:
- a CDS encoding tetratricopeptide repeat protein translates to MDISNVVCPAIEKIRCKITARAQSLHRNEQYHKLCNMYYIIINSESKRNIITSANISILTMLVTDAYYQLGEYEQCISHIKEAEAKGILPPMHIHSELMRGWINVKLSRWREAHDVATYWLKYADEHNMPLATALFLHLIGRAHYLSGRISQASRSLHDSDALFRYLKLQYQSAKVANALGAIEKTSGNLNRAIKYLDESERLMLGDGLVRKVQSVRINKAIVLYKIGRYAETLENVESIREKDDGHNQVWMLHSKIIKARAQIELGNISIATQTLHSILSIITKNHYCREEVLVIESLGDIAVVCNKLDDAERYYLRATQIATALGERSELVLGLIRRRGTLMYTLGDHSKAIEYFKQARTLAEKSKDVYEHGNTLLGLSRCYTVTGQHSVAYRYIRKAIDVFSSPSKNPEFALRHRSPEMMTGDTPTGGSAAKM